The genomic stretch TTTTATTAATGAAAATTTAAATTTAAAAGCAGAATTTATATTAGACCCTGTTTTTTTAATTGATAAAACAGAATATATTAAATTAATAGAAAATACTGAAAATAAAATTCTAGAAAAAGATTATATACTAGCATATTATTACAAAGTAGAACATATTGAAGCTACAAACAATATAGCAAATAAATTAGATAAGAAAATAATATACACTACATTTAAAGAATCTCCTGAAGAATGGTTATCATTAGTAAATAATGCCTCATTCATAATTACAGATGGGTTTCATGGCATATGTTTTTCAGTAATATTTAATAAGCCATTTGTATGTATAAGGGATGATTATTATTCTTCACAACTTTATAGAATAAAAACTATATTAGAGTTACTAAATATATCTGAAAGATTAATATCTGACATTAAAATTTTACAAAGTAATATATACAACTTTTTATATCTTGATTTTAGTGAAATAAATGAGAAATTAAATTTAGAAATAGAAAGATCATTAAAGTGGATAAAAAATGCCTTAGATAGTGAAAAAATATTAAAAAAAACTTCATATAAAAATGATTTATTAAATTTCTTAATATCTGAAAACAAAAAATTAATTCATATAACTAATAATATATATTCTAGTATAGATAAAGTTAGTAATAATATATATTCTGATGTGGATAAAATTAGCAATAGTATTTATTCGGATATAAATAAAATATTGGAAAAAACTCAATCTAATATTAATTGGATAAGATTATTTGGAATATATAATGATAAAAAATATATATATTTATATTTTTTTGGAATAAAAATAACTATTAATATTGTCAATAAATTAGATAAAATAGCTTGGTGGATACCAATAAAAAAATGGAGAAATAATTTTAGGAACAAGTTTATAATAAGACCAGACCAGACCAGACCAGACCAGACCAGACCAGACCTTGAATTAATATGTATATATTACATATATTCTTATAATAATATAGAAAATGAAAAATTACAACCTATGGTGCAATACAAAATCGCAGCATAGGTTAATTTTATACATTAACTAATTATTATACCTGTTTCAGAAGTACTTGACAAGATTCCAAATGTACTAACTATTAAAATTATGTTTTATATATTTTATATTAATCATTTTAATAATAAATATGCAGTCTTTTTACGTCTCCCCGCAGATGTATTTTGTATTGGTTAACACAAGGTATGTGCCTATTCGGAAAAATGAGTGGCGGTGTCATCAAAAGCATGTAGAACATAGGCTAGTAGCCACAATTAATAAATAAAATTAGTTTTGAAACAAGTCTATTTTACACATTAAATAAATTCCTTGTTCTTTAAAGTATTAATTTTACAAATAGAAAAAGAGGATAAAAATGAAAACAAATTTTAAAGTTATAATTTTAAGTTTATTGTTAGTAGTTTCATGCAGCAATTCAAATAATAATAAGAAATCAAATAATATACAAGCAAATATTGATATTCCTTTAACTGAAAATGAAAAATTATACAATTATGAAGTAGTATATTTTATGTCAGATAGTGGAGAGTATGTGAGCTCTGCTTTAACATATAATACAAATAATTTAGGTACAATTGTTTATACAGACTCTAATCAAAATTCAGTAACATTCAATGTAGAAAGAATAGGCGAACTTGATGAAGGAAGCATATCAGCAGTTTCTTATGATGACAAGACTTTAGACGGAAATATTCCAAATATATTATATCCTTTTGATGCTAAAATAGATGGTAAAGAAATAATTTTTAACTCAGTTAAAAGTTCTGTAACAGGAGCAAGAATAATTGAATATACATACACAAATATTTCACCTAATAGAGATAATATATTTGAATATAAAAATTCTATATTTGTATTGAACAATGAAAATAATTCAGAAACTATAAATAAAATCAATATGGATATAAATAAAGAGTTTTCTATAACTGATGCAGCTTCTTTTAATGATTTAGAATCATTATTAAAAAAAGAAAATATAATAAGCAATAAAATGAATACCTATTATGATGAATGGGTAAACTCTGATTATATAGCCAACACATCAGAAGATTTAAGTCAATACTGCATAAATTATTTAAGCGAAAAATTTATTTCAATAAACAGATTTATATATGAGTACACAGGAGGTGCACATGGAACCTATGCTACAGTATACAGTGTTTATTCATTAGAAAACGGAAATAAATTAAAAATAGAAGATTTAATAACAGACTTAAAAAATACTGACTTACTTAATTTAATAAAAGACAAACTATTAAAAATAGATGGAAGAGATAAGAGATCTTATTTTGATTTGAATGAACTTTCATTAGAAAACAATAATTTTTATATTACACAAAATGGTTTAGTATTTACTTGGGGAATATACGAAATTGGACCTTATTCTATTGGAGAGACTAGAGTATTAATACCAACAGAAGAAATAAAGCCTTATTTAAAAGACGAGTACAAAACTATATTTGAATAAAGTTTATAAGAGGGTAGTTATTAATTTAACTATCCTCTAAAATTTCTATTTTATTTTATATATTTTTTTTATAGCTTTTATAATTTTATCTCTCCTTTTTTCTATGGCATTTTTATCCCAATTAGATTTTAATTCATTAGTTTTTTTATTAAAATAGTTATCAATAATTTCTTTTTGCTGCTCTAATTTAATATTATCATTTTGATTATTATAATATTCTAATTTTGTTTTGAAATCACTATTACTAGCAGCTTTATTAATACCCTCTTTCAAAAGTAAATAATTACCTAAACATCTTTGTAACATATATAATTCATTTGTTTCATATTCATATACACTTTTAAAATGCTTTCTGCCATCATAATATCCATAATAATGGTTTTCAATATTTGGTTTTTCAATAGGTAAAATATGTTCTAAAGTAATTTTTTTCATTCTTTTATCGTCGTATCTTATATTATCTTTCTTTAATAAGTAGTTTTCATATTTCCATAATAAAAATTTAGCTGTAGGATGATGATATATTTCAGCATCAAGAAATTTTATAAGTTCATTATTACTCCAAGTAAAATCTGCAGTTTCAAACTGTTTATTAATATCTTCTATAAAATTATAGCTATCATCTAATAAACTCCAATATCTCTTATTTAACTCTATAGATAATCTTTTTCTTGTTGTAATAACTCTATTTCTAATCAACAAATTTTCTAATATTTCAATGAAATTCTTTTTGCTTTCTTTATCAATATTTTCTTTGTATAAAAACACAATAAAAGGATATATATCAACACTAATTCCTAATGATATTATAGAATGTATATAAAAAAACTTACTATCATCTTTAAAATTTGATAAATATTTCCCATTATTAACTAATTCTTCTACAAAATCATTTATAAAATCAATTTTGTTGCCAATATTATACTTTTGAGTATTTTCATCATCTCTCAAACTTATAATTTTATTTGGAATATTATCATTATTATTTTCTTCTAAATATTTGCTTATATCATCTATGCCTCTATATTTCAAATCATTAAAAAAAGTTTTAATAGTAACTTCAAGAAAATTATCTTCACTCAAAATATCTTCTATTTTTGCTATATTAGTAAAAATCTCTTTAAATTGATTAGTTATTTTTTTTATATCTTTTTCTACTTTATCAGAATTTAAATATATTGTATGCATAAATAATGATTTAAGTATATCTAAATTAGTTGGTCTTTTACCTCTATTATTTTCATATATAAACATTTGAACAGCTTCTTCCTGTTTATTAATAATATGTTCAGTACATGAAGCTTTCATAATAATATTAAATATATTGCTTATATAATTTTTATCCTGTTTTTTTAAAGCATTATTAAATATTTTGCAAGCATTATATATACGTTTTTGTGATAGAGTTTCAAAAGATTTAGATTTTTTATTTAGCTTAATTTCTCCTTTTATTATTCCTTTAAAAAAATTATTATCATAAGAAACTGTTGAAAATTTTTTTGATATAAAGTTATATATATTTTTTAAATCTTCATTATCATCAAGCATATTATAAATACTAAATATTAATAGAACTATAGTAGTAAGTCTTTGCTGACCATCTATAATATAAAAATTACCATTTCTTTCTTCAAATAAAAAATGCCCTACATAATAATGACTTTCTTTTTCAGCATATTCTTCTATATCATACAAAAACTGACGTATTTGTTCTTCGTCCCAAGAATAGGATCTTTGATAATTTGGTATTTTTATTGTTTTTTTATTTTCTAATAATTTCTTGACTGTTTTAAATGTTTCTTCTAATAACATACTTAACCTCACAATATAATATAATAATTATTATATTTCAAGTAATTAAATATACTTCCAAGTGTATCCTTTTTTCATCTGTAAAATATCTTCAACAGTACCTTTAGCAATTATCTCCCCGCCGTTAGTGCCTCCTTCTAATCCTAAATCGATTATATAATCAGCGGCTTTAATAACATCAGGATTATGCTCTATTATGATGATGCTGTGTCCTTTTTCTACCAATTTGTTTAAAGCTATAAGAAGTTTATTAACATCATCAAAATGAAGCCCTGTAGTAGGTTCATCTAAAATGTAAACTATATGCTCATCACCTTGTTTTTTTGCGAGTTCTGTAGCAAGTTTCAAACGCTGCAACTCTCCGCCTGAGAAAGTATCAAGCCTTTGGGATAATTTTATATAACCAAGCCCAACTTCACTCATTATAGAAAGTGTTTTAGTGATTGATTTGTCAAAGTCAAAAAACTCTATTGCCTCATCGACTGTAAGTTCTAATACTTCAGCTATGTTTAGAGATTTGAACCTTACGGATAAAGTTTCATCATTGTATCTTTTACCTCCGCAAGCCTCACAAACTATTTCCATGTCGGATAAAAAGTGCATAGCTATTTTTCTTATGCCTTTGCCCTCACATATATTGCATCTTCCTTCTTTTCCGTTGTATGAAAATCTTCCGGGGGCAAATGCCTTTGCCTTTGCTGCAGGAGTTTTTGCAAATATATTTCTAATTTTATCAAACACTTTACTATAACTTACTAATGTACTTCTGATAGAACCAACTATTGAAATTTGGTCAACTAATATAGTATCAGAAACAATGCTAGGTATTTCAGCACTTTCAAATTTAGAATATTGATTAAGTCTTCGTTTTTTTAGAGCAGGGTAGAGTGTATCTATTATTAATGATGACTTACCGCTTCCAGATACTCCAGTAACAACCACTATTTTTTTTAACGGTATATCAACACTAATATTTTTTAAATTGTTTGTAGAAACATTTTTTAATTTTATGCATTCAGTATCTTCATTTCTTACAGTAGCTTTCTCAAATACTTTTTTTCTCTCGCTTAAATAATCTCCTGTAAGTGAATTATTGGAGTTTAATATATCATCGTATTTACCTTCAAAAACTACTTCGCCACCGAAAGCACCAGCAAAAGGTCCCATATCTATAATATTATCTGCTGACTTCATAGTATCTCTGTCATGCTCTACTATTACAAGAGTATTTTTTAAATCTCTTAATTCTTTTAATGTATCAAGCAAATGACTTGTATCTCTAGGGTGGAGTCCTACAGTAGGCTCATCTAATACATAAAGCACTCCTGTAAGTTTAGAACCCAACTGACTAGCAAGCCTTATCCTCTGTGCCTCTCCTCCTGAAAGTGTGGCGTATTTTCTGCCTAATGATAAATAATTTAATCCTACTTTATCCAAAAAGCTAAGCCTTGTATTTATTTCTTTTACTGCTTCTTTTGATATTGTATTTTCTCTATCTGTTAAAAGTTTTGGAAGTTCATCAAAGAAATTAATTGCTCCTTCAACTGTCATAGCACATACTTGGCTTATATTTTTATCCTGTATTGTATATGCTCTCATTACTTCATTAAGCCTTTCTCCATGACAGGAACTGCATTCCTCATCAACAAAAAATTTACCAAGCGATTTATCTTTCCACTCTGAATAATCTTCGCTTGTAACATCATTATTAGAATGCCAAGCAGTGATAACATTTCCTATGGCATAATCACCGCCGAAGAATACTGTATCTATCACTTTTTTATCAAGTTCATTAAAAGGAGTTTGATATAAATCTTTTTTTGTTATGCCATTTCTTTTTAATAATCTGAATAATGAATCTGTATAATGCTTACCATGAGTAGAAAACATATTATGAAGAGCAGTATCTAATGCACCGTCAAATAAAGGCTTTGTACTGTCTTTTATTGCCAAATCTATACTGAATGTAGGCTTACTTCCAAGTCCTTTGCACTCTTCACAGTATCCCCAATGCGAATTAAATGAAAAATGTCTTGGTGTAACTTCAAAATCAAATAATATACCATGCAGAAGACATGCTGGAAACTTTGTATGGAAACTTTCTTTTATGATTATTCCATG from Brachyspira murdochii DSM 12563 encodes the following:
- a CDS encoding DUF3298 and DUF4163 domain-containing protein; the encoded protein is MKTNFKVIILSLLLVVSCSNSNNNKKSNNIQANIDIPLTENEKLYNYEVVYFMSDSGEYVSSALTYNTNNLGTIVYTDSNQNSVTFNVERIGELDEGSISAVSYDDKTLDGNIPNILYPFDAKIDGKEIIFNSVKSSVTGARIIEYTYTNISPNRDNIFEYKNSIFVLNNENNSETINKINMDINKEFSITDAASFNDLESLLKKENIISNKMNTYYDEWVNSDYIANTSEDLSQYCINYLSEKFISINRFIYEYTGGAHGTYATVYSVYSLENGNKLKIEDLITDLKNTDLLNLIKDKLLKIDGRDKRSYFDLNELSLENNNFYITQNGLVFTWGIYEIGPYSIGETRVLIPTEEIKPYLKDEYKTIFE
- a CDS encoding DUF262 domain-containing protein, producing the protein MLLEETFKTVKKLLENKKTIKIPNYQRSYSWDEEQIRQFLYDIEEYAEKESHYYVGHFLFEERNGNFYIIDGQQRLTTIVLLIFSIYNMLDDNEDLKNIYNFISKKFSTVSYDNNFFKGIIKGEIKLNKKSKSFETLSQKRIYNACKIFNNALKKQDKNYISNIFNIIMKASCTEHIINKQEEAVQMFIYENNRGKRPTNLDILKSLFMHTIYLNSDKVEKDIKKITNQFKEIFTNIAKIEDILSEDNFLEVTIKTFFNDLKYRGIDDISKYLEENNNDNIPNKIISLRDDENTQKYNIGNKIDFINDFVEELVNNGKYLSNFKDDSKFFYIHSIISLGISVDIYPFIVFLYKENIDKESKKNFIEILENLLIRNRVITTRKRLSIELNKRYWSLLDDSYNFIEDINKQFETADFTWSNNELIKFLDAEIYHHPTAKFLLWKYENYLLKKDNIRYDDKRMKKITLEHILPIEKPNIENHYYGYYDGRKHFKSVYEYETNELYMLQRCLGNYLLLKEGINKAASNSDFKTKLEYYNNQNDNIKLEQQKEIIDNYFNKKTNELKSNWDKNAIEKRRDKIIKAIKKIYKIK